One genomic region from Candidatus Marinimicrobia bacterium CG08_land_8_20_14_0_20_45_22 encodes:
- a CDS encoding electron transporter RnfB, translating into MYTSILYAVLSMGGLGLLFSVLIALANKKLAVEEDPRISEITKLLPNANCGSCGYAGCANFAENLVSGKTQINNCPVCSDEAREAIARVLGVDVETGERRVAVVFCQGGDGIVSKKAEYSGIKTCIAASLVGGGERACSYGCIGYGDCVAACPFDAIHMSEQNLPVVDRTKCTGCGNCVTACPRGVIELHPISHHVFVLCKNHDTPKVARSVCQRACIGCMICERAVNGQGFKVTDNLAWVDHDVYTKELVLPTEKCPTKAIVILGQADES; encoded by the coding sequence ATGTACACATCGATCTTATACGCAGTTTTGAGCATGGGGGGGCTGGGACTCCTGTTCTCAGTGCTCATTGCGTTAGCCAATAAAAAACTTGCCGTAGAGGAAGACCCGCGAATTTCTGAAATTACTAAATTGTTGCCGAATGCTAATTGCGGCAGTTGTGGGTACGCCGGTTGCGCCAATTTTGCGGAGAATTTAGTCAGCGGCAAAACCCAGATCAACAATTGCCCAGTCTGTAGTGATGAGGCGAGGGAGGCAATTGCTCGAGTTCTGGGCGTCGATGTCGAAACCGGCGAGCGCCGCGTTGCGGTCGTTTTCTGTCAGGGTGGTGATGGAATCGTATCAAAGAAAGCCGAATATTCAGGAATCAAGACCTGCATTGCCGCTAGTTTGGTTGGTGGCGGGGAACGCGCTTGCAGTTATGGCTGTATTGGGTATGGCGATTGCGTGGCGGCTTGTCCTTTTGACGCGATTCACATGAGCGAGCAGAATCTGCCGGTTGTTGACCGCACCAAATGCACAGGTTGCGGCAATTGCGTGACTGCCTGCCCGCGCGGCGTTATCGAATTGCACCCAATCAGTCATCACGTTTTCGTCCTGTGCAAGAATCACGATACACCCAAAGTTGCACGCAGTGTTTGCCAGCGGGCTTGCATCGGTTGTATGATTTGCGAAAGAGCGGTCAACGGTCAGGGCTTTAAAGTTACAGACAATCTGGCATGGGTTGATCACGACGTTTATACCAAAGAATTAGTTTTGCCGACCGAAAAATGTCCAACCAAAGCAATTGTTATTTTGGGACAAGCTGATGAATCCTAA
- a CDS encoding electron transport complex subunit RsxA yields the protein MELIIIIISSVLINNYVLVQFLGICPFLGVSKKLSPAISMGIATTFVMTITAAVAWIINQYILIGLNLQFLEIGAFILVIAGLVQLVEMFIKKTSRPLYDALGIFLPLITTNCAILGLALLLVIKEYNFIESIVFGFGSGAGFTLALVIMAGVREELEMADVPAYFKGAPIALITASCIALAFMGFAGLI from the coding sequence ATGGAACTCATCATCATCATCATTTCATCGGTTTTGATCAACAACTATGTGTTGGTGCAATTTTTGGGCATTTGTCCGTTCCTTGGAGTCTCGAAAAAACTTTCTCCAGCCATCAGTATGGGAATAGCGACGACTTTTGTCATGACGATAACAGCCGCCGTAGCGTGGATTATCAACCAGTACATTTTGATCGGGTTGAATCTGCAATTTTTGGAGATCGGCGCATTCATTCTGGTCATCGCCGGATTGGTTCAATTAGTCGAAATGTTTATCAAGAAAACCAGCCGGCCGCTTTATGACGCTTTGGGTATTTTTCTGCCGCTGATTACAACGAATTGCGCGATTCTCGGATTGGCGTTGCTTTTAGTTATCAAAGAGTACAATTTTATCGAAAGTATCGTTTTTGGATTCGGATCAGGCGCAGGATTTACGCTTGCGCTGGTTATCATGGCTGGTGTTCGTGAGGAATTAGAAATGGCGGATGTTCCGGCTTATTTTAAAGGCGCGCCGATTGCGCTGATCACGGCCAGTTGTATAGCGCTGGCATTCATGGGATTTGCGGGTTTGATTTAA
- a CDS encoding electron transport complex subunit RsxE, with the protein MVTRKFTLWKEFAKGLWDENPILRMLLGCCPTLAMTNSATNGFSMGIAVIFTLISSSTIISLMRNLIPKEVRIATYIIIISTFVTVVDRTMAAFLPDISKAMGPFIPLIVVNCIILGRAEAFASKNTVGRSAIDALGMGIGFTLTLTFLGSIRELIGAGTIFSVQIMPENFIPWAVMILPPGAFLMLGLIIGAVNWLNAQITKKAAH; encoded by the coding sequence ATGGTAACCCGAAAATTTACTCTCTGGAAGGAATTTGCGAAGGGACTCTGGGACGAAAATCCAATTTTGCGAATGTTGTTGGGCTGTTGTCCGACGCTGGCGATGACAAACTCGGCTACCAATGGTTTTTCAATGGGAATTGCTGTGATTTTCACACTGATTTCTTCCAGCACTATCATCTCGCTGATGCGCAATTTGATTCCAAAAGAGGTTCGGATTGCGACCTACATCATTATCATTTCGACTTTCGTGACGGTCGTCGATCGGACGATGGCGGCATTTCTGCCGGACATCAGCAAGGCGATGGGGCCGTTCATTCCATTAATCGTCGTCAACTGTATTATTCTCGGACGCGCCGAAGCTTTTGCGTCGAAAAACACCGTTGGACGCTCAGCAATCGACGCACTTGGTATGGGCATTGGTTTTACATTAACACTGACATTTCTTGGTTCAATCCGCGAATTGATTGGCGCCGGAACGATTTTTTCGGTTCAGATAATGCCTGAGAATTTTATACCTTGGGCGGTCATGATTCTTCCACCCGGAGCATTTTTGATGCTCGGATTAATTATTGGAGCCGTCAACTGGCTTAACGCGCAGATTACGAAAAAAGCGGCACATTGA
- a CDS encoding electron transporter RnfD: MEEKQNIRAEESGKNAEVKSTPAPTAKVSEKRPFVLSSSPHFKKPGDVRMIMRIVIAALLPAVGFSVYNFGFHSLITIAVSILAATITEEIVNLARKRKMTITDGSAVLTGLLLAMTLPPSLPLSMVVIGSVFAIFIGKQIFGGLGYNIFNPALIGRAFLQAAFPIPMMTWTIPRTIDAISTATPLGSFKFAKILTPYYDLFMGTVGGCIGETSALAILIGGLFLVLVRIADWRIPLSYLGTVVIFSGILWLINPVSFPDPIFHLFAGGLMLGAFFMATDMVTSPITPKGKWIFGIGAGIILVLIRQFGGLPEGVMYSILIMNSVTPLINRFTRPRYFGEIKQ, from the coding sequence ATGGAAGAGAAACAAAACATCAGGGCTGAAGAATCCGGAAAGAATGCGGAAGTAAAATCGACGCCCGCACCGACCGCCAAAGTGTCGGAGAAACGGCCGTTTGTCCTATCATCCTCGCCGCATTTCAAGAAGCCGGGCGACGTCCGTATGATTATGCGGATCGTCATCGCCGCTTTATTACCTGCGGTCGGTTTCAGCGTTTATAATTTTGGGTTCCATAGTTTAATCACGATAGCGGTTTCAATCTTGGCCGCTACGATAACCGAAGAAATTGTCAACCTTGCCCGCAAGCGAAAGATGACGATAACCGACGGGAGCGCAGTTTTGACAGGCTTACTCCTGGCGATGACGTTACCGCCATCTTTGCCATTGAGCATGGTCGTGATCGGATCGGTTTTTGCTATTTTTATTGGAAAGCAAATATTTGGCGGTCTTGGTTATAATATTTTCAATCCAGCTTTGATCGGTCGGGCATTCCTTCAGGCGGCTTTCCCGATTCCAATGATGACTTGGACGATACCGAGAACGATCGATGCAATCTCGACTGCGACGCCTTTAGGCTCGTTTAAATTCGCAAAAATACTGACACCCTATTACGATCTGTTCATGGGAACGGTTGGTGGTTGTATCGGCGAAACAAGCGCGCTGGCAATCTTGATTGGCGGATTGTTCCTTGTATTGGTTCGGATCGCAGATTGGCGCATTCCGCTTAGTTATCTCGGAACGGTCGTTATTTTCAGCGGAATTTTATGGCTCATTAATCCGGTAAGTTTTCCCGATCCGATTTTTCATCTGTTTGCGGGCGGTTTGATGCTTGGAGCATTTTTCATGGCGACGGATATGGTGACATCGCCGATAACGCCGAAAGGGAAATGGATATTCGGTATTGGCGCTGGGATCATCCTAGTATTGATTCGTCAATTCGGGGGGTTACCGGAAGGCGTGATGTACTCGATTCTGATTATGAACTCCGTGACGCCGCTGATTAACCGGTTTACCCGTCCGCGATATTTTGGAGAAATCAAGCAATGA
- a CDS encoding electron transport complex subunit RsxC, with translation MNLRTFKKGIHPSEFKEFTEGKNIEKLPLPGEVFIPVQQHMGAPCKPAVEKGMEVKTGQIIGTAGGFVSSLIHATISGKVKSIESFPHPLGTQGLMIQIVSDGKDEWIDAAEPVDDWEKLSKDDIISAIQNAGIVGMGGAAFPLHVKLSPPKGKTIDTFVLNGCECEPFLTADHRMMLEQTDDVILGVRLMMKALGAERGIIGIEANKQNAIEKMTSAIASFGNITVQPLKVKYPQGAEKMLIKAALDRNVPAGGLPMDVHVVVNNVGTAIAVANAVMKKRPVIERVVTVTGRGVREPKNVLARIGTPFQNLIDFCGGLTDDAVKVLMGGPMMGVAQHTLTVPVIKATSGIVCLTSESIVEKTEYPCIQCGACIRVCPMDLMPTRLARFTQYCKWDEAEKFGIVNCIECGSCAFVCPSNIPLVQRIRLGKLKVNEIQRKQKTTEKVMSN, from the coding sequence ATGAATTTGAGGACTTTTAAGAAGGGTATCCACCCGTCCGAATTTAAGGAGTTTACAGAAGGTAAGAACATTGAAAAACTACCGCTTCCGGGCGAAGTGTTCATTCCCGTTCAACAACACATGGGTGCCCCTTGCAAGCCTGCCGTCGAAAAAGGGATGGAAGTTAAAACCGGGCAAATCATTGGCACAGCCGGCGGATTTGTATCCAGCCTGATCCACGCTACGATTTCCGGAAAGGTGAAATCTATAGAATCTTTTCCGCATCCACTGGGCACTCAGGGTTTGATGATCCAGATTGTGAGCGATGGTAAAGATGAATGGATTGATGCGGCTGAACCCGTTGATGACTGGGAAAAATTGTCGAAAGACGACATAATTTCTGCCATACAAAATGCCGGAATCGTCGGGATGGGCGGAGCGGCGTTTCCCCTTCATGTCAAACTCAGCCCGCCAAAAGGTAAAACGATCGATACATTCGTCCTCAACGGTTGCGAATGCGAACCGTTCCTGACAGCCGATCACCGGATGATGCTCGAACAAACGGACGATGTCATTCTTGGCGTTCGGTTGATGATGAAAGCGCTTGGGGCGGAAAGAGGCATCATCGGGATTGAAGCTAATAAACAAAATGCGATCGAAAAAATGACAAGCGCCATTGCTTCGTTCGGTAATATAACAGTTCAACCGCTCAAAGTTAAGTATCCACAGGGCGCGGAAAAGATGCTGATCAAAGCCGCTTTGGATAGAAATGTTCCCGCTGGCGGTTTACCCATGGATGTTCATGTTGTCGTGAATAATGTGGGAACAGCGATTGCAGTTGCGAATGCTGTTATGAAAAAACGACCGGTCATCGAACGTGTCGTAACCGTCACCGGAAGAGGCGTCCGCGAGCCGAAAAATGTGCTCGCGCGAATCGGCACGCCATTCCAGAATTTGATCGATTTCTGCGGCGGTCTAACTGACGATGCGGTAAAAGTGCTGATGGGCGGTCCGATGATGGGCGTCGCACAGCATACACTTACTGTTCCGGTTATCAAGGCTACGAGCGGAATCGTCTGCCTGACTTCAGAATCGATCGTTGAAAAAACAGAATATCCGTGTATTCAATGTGGCGCGTGCATTCGCGTTTGTCCAATGGATTTGATGCCAACTCGCCTGGCGCGTTTTACACAATACTGCAAGTGGGACGAAGCCGAAAAATTTGGAATCGTCAATTGTATCGAATGCGGTTCGTGCGCATTCGTTTGTCCTTCAAATATCCCATTAGTTCAGAGAATCCGGCTCGGTAAATTGAAGGTAAATGAAATTCAGAGGAAACAAAAAACTACCGAAAAAGTCATGAGTAATTAA
- a CDS encoding AAA family ATPase: MSDGILLERVNANLNRLRLARINALLPVMLETAQQKTWSYLSFLDVLLEEEVCQKEQRRIEANLRISGLPFVKTIDEYEFTFQPNLDQRQIKALFDLTFIQHHQNVIFLGPPGVGKTHLAVALAVKACQAGISIYFTTMESLIRKLKKDQDSVRQGKGRSYNKAALVIVDEVGYTPISREECHLFFRFIANRYEKNSTIVTSNKAFADWTELFHDPIIVTAVLDRLLHHAVVVNIKGNSYWLSRIFGMGKEDYPDGSD; the protein is encoded by the coding sequence ATGAGTGACGGAATCCTGCTGGAAAGAGTCAATGCCAACTTGAACCGCTTGCGTTTAGCGCGGATCAACGCGCTATTACCCGTCATGTTAGAAACGGCGCAACAGAAGACCTGGAGTTATTTGTCGTTTTTAGATGTTCTCTTAGAAGAGGAGGTTTGTCAGAAGGAACAGCGCCGCATCGAGGCTAATTTGCGCATCTCCGGTTTACCCTTTGTTAAAACCATTGACGAATATGAGTTTACCTTCCAACCGAATCTGGATCAGCGGCAAATTAAGGCCTTGTTCGATTTGACCTTTATCCAACACCATCAGAATGTGATCTTTCTGGGACCTCCCGGCGTCGGTAAAACGCATCTGGCGGTGGCTCTGGCGGTTAAAGCCTGTCAGGCTGGAATCAGTATCTATTTTACCACCATGGAATCTTTGATCCGCAAACTGAAGAAAGATCAAGACTCGGTTCGTCAGGGCAAAGGACGCAGTTATAATAAGGCCGCTTTGGTTATCGTCGATGAGGTCGGTTACACCCCGATTAGTCGGGAAGAGTGTCATCTGTTTTTCCGCTTTATTGCTAATCGCTATGAGAAGAACAGCACGATCGTCACCTCCAATAAAGCCTTCGCGGATTGGACCGAACTCTTCCACGACCCCATCATCGTAACGGCAGTTCTGGATCGGTTGTTACATCATGCGGTGGTAGTTAATATCAAAGGCAATAGTTATTGGCTATCCCGAATTTTCGGGATGGGAAAGGAGGACTACCCCGATGGATCAGATTGA
- a CDS encoding IS21 family transposase, with product MKQMEEILDILVLKRQGLSNREIARRMGVHRSTVRKYLSEGYSVREGPRYGPRGSKLDSYKDQIRAWIENDHFYRATLIYDRLCRLGFNGSYEIVKRKVAQMKAEFQRIAYIRFETEPGHQAQVDFGEFQVIDILGNVRKYYLFAMILGYSRSIYAELVERCDLVTFLDCHIRAFAFLGGVPEEIIYDRMRNVYRGLTDNKLVFNPELTRLALHYGFKPVVAPAYSPWVKGKIERPMDFIREGFWRGYSFINLETSNHDLSDWLAQKARRIHGTTHERVEVRFERERSFLRPLPQQTLDTSYKVFRKVHKDCTVCFEGNRYVVPHRLVGHQIILWVKEKILRVFDNECLVVTYIIPDDKGHLIQDQRFYEALRQDWQMNKLKYGAHPHVKGRAQQTISPTLGKYDIEVQIRPIATYDRLYQEVTL from the coding sequence ATGAAGCAGATGGAGGAAATTTTGGACATACTTGTTTTAAAGCGACAAGGTTTATCGAATCGTGAGATAGCCCGGAGAATGGGAGTTCACCGGAGTACCGTGAGGAAGTATTTGTCAGAAGGGTATAGTGTCCGAGAAGGGCCGCGGTATGGCCCGCGAGGGAGTAAGTTGGATTCCTATAAGGATCAGATCAGGGCTTGGATAGAGAACGATCATTTCTATCGGGCGACGCTGATTTATGATCGGCTCTGCCGGTTGGGATTTAACGGGAGTTACGAGATTGTAAAGCGCAAGGTGGCGCAGATGAAAGCTGAATTTCAGCGGATTGCCTACATTCGTTTTGAGACAGAGCCGGGTCACCAGGCGCAGGTAGATTTTGGTGAGTTTCAGGTGATAGATATTTTGGGTAATGTTCGTAAATATTATCTGTTTGCGATGATCCTGGGTTACTCCCGATCCATTTATGCTGAATTGGTTGAGCGTTGTGATTTAGTCACTTTTCTGGATTGTCACATTCGTGCATTTGCATTTTTGGGTGGAGTCCCTGAAGAAATTATCTATGACCGGATGCGGAATGTGTATCGGGGGCTGACAGATAACAAGTTGGTGTTCAATCCGGAATTGACCAGGTTGGCGCTTCATTACGGCTTTAAGCCGGTTGTGGCGCCGGCATATTCACCGTGGGTCAAAGGCAAGATCGAGCGACCGATGGACTTTATCCGAGAAGGATTTTGGCGTGGCTATAGTTTCATCAATCTTGAGACGAGTAATCATGATTTGTCGGATTGGCTGGCCCAAAAAGCCCGGCGGATACATGGTACCACCCATGAACGGGTTGAGGTCCGTTTTGAACGCGAGCGCTCCTTTTTGAGACCACTTCCCCAGCAAACTCTGGACACCAGTTATAAAGTCTTTCGTAAAGTTCATAAGGATTGTACGGTTTGTTTTGAAGGTAATCGCTATGTGGTTCCGCATCGCTTGGTTGGTCATCAAATTATTCTGTGGGTCAAGGAGAAGATCCTGCGAGTATTTGATAATGAGTGCTTAGTGGTCACTTACATCATCCCGGACGATAAAGGTCATTTGATTCAGGATCAGCGTTTTTATGAAGCCTTGCGTCAGGACTGGCAGATGAACAAACTCAAATATGGCGCCCATCCGCACGTTAAAGGACGCGCTCAGCAGACAATTAGCCCGACGCTAGGGAAATATGACATCGAAGTTCAAATCCGTCCGATCGCGACCTATGACCGACTCTATCAGGAGGTTACGTTATGA
- a CDS encoding DEAD/DEAH box helicase — translation MKLHFDSKQEFQVEAIKAITDIFEGQSLSSGDFEFAISQSGSMLTENGVGNKIDFSDLDQLSENIQNIQKRNELKLLSADEIQNNGWNFSVEMETGTGKTYVYLRTIYELNKLYGFSKFVIVVPSIAIREGVLKNLEITEEHFQNLYDKVPVTANVYDSKKVSNLRGFASSNTIQVLVINIDSFAKDENIINKPNDKLTGKKPIEFIQSCRPIVILDEPQNMETEIRKKAVANLNPLCTLRYSATHTNPYNLVYSLNPVKAYDLGFVKQIEVDSVITENDFNSPFLQLENVTRIGNVIKAKIKLDVLTKNGIDRKSVMASIKNPDLFSLSNGNERYNGLKIYEIDYGNEQIELSNGIVLRKGETQGGMNDEVMRFMMSKTIEEHLKKEKIYRDKGIKVLSLFFIDRVKNYREYDPNGVPVKGKFAQWFEEIYQKEISKPVYQGLIPYPITDIHNGYFSQDSKGRMKDTEGESQADDDTYKLIMQDKEKLLDSNVPLRFIFSHSALREGWDNPNVFQICTLNETKSELKKRQEIGRGLRLSVNQDGERIFDRNINKLTVVANERYEDFAKALQKEIQEDCGVDFTGRTKNKYDKKKVNYRKGFEADPKFLQIWEKIRYQTKYSVNYDTEKLITLAADAVNKMEETKKPAIRSIKKEILISNEGVDGKLVSDSSNGEYGFAFEIPDMLAYIQSKTELTRSTIFEILKRSHRLNDLFINPQMFMDNAVSIIQKVLHQLMIDGIKYEKIGNKIYEMTLFDDRDFEIYIDNFTHAVKDSSKTIYEDYIPLDSKVENQFAKDCESSEQIEFYFKLPYWFKIKTPIGTYNPDWAIVKKGEKKIYFVAETKSKDEELRPSEEQKIQCGKEHFKQFEGVKFKQVSSVTDLN, via the coding sequence ATGAAACTCCACTTTGACAGTAAGCAGGAATTTCAGGTAGAGGCGATCAAAGCCATCACTGATATTTTTGAAGGACAGTCGTTGAGTAGTGGCGACTTTGAGTTTGCGATTAGTCAGTCAGGCTCTATGCTTACTGAAAATGGAGTTGGCAACAAGATTGATTTTTCTGACCTCGACCAGTTAAGTGAGAATATTCAAAATATACAGAAAAGAAACGAACTAAAGTTGCTCAGTGCGGATGAAATCCAAAATAACGGATGGAATTTTTCGGTTGAAATGGAGACCGGCACGGGAAAGACCTATGTCTATCTCCGTACCATTTATGAACTGAACAAACTCTATGGTTTCAGTAAATTTGTCATCGTCGTTCCTTCGATTGCCATCCGTGAAGGCGTTTTAAAAAATCTTGAAATTACAGAAGAGCATTTTCAAAACCTTTATGATAAGGTCCCGGTCACTGCAAATGTCTATGACAGCAAGAAAGTATCCAATCTGAGAGGTTTCGCTTCGTCAAATACAATTCAGGTATTGGTTATCAATATCGATTCATTTGCCAAAGATGAAAATATAATCAATAAGCCAAACGATAAACTCACCGGGAAGAAACCGATCGAATTTATCCAAAGTTGCCGGCCGATTGTGATCTTAGATGAACCGCAGAATATGGAGACGGAAATCCGGAAAAAAGCCGTCGCGAATCTCAATCCGCTTTGTACTCTGCGCTATTCGGCGACGCATACTAATCCATACAATCTGGTATATTCGCTCAATCCGGTAAAAGCCTACGATCTGGGTTTTGTGAAACAGATCGAAGTTGATTCAGTGATTACTGAAAATGATTTTAATTCGCCATTTCTTCAGTTGGAAAATGTCACCCGGATCGGAAATGTAATCAAGGCAAAAATAAAATTAGATGTTTTGACAAAAAATGGTATAGACCGAAAATCGGTCATGGCAAGCATAAAGAATCCAGATTTGTTTTCATTATCTAATGGTAATGAAAGATACAACGGACTTAAAATATATGAAATCGACTATGGCAACGAGCAGATAGAACTAAGCAATGGGATTGTTTTGAGAAAAGGCGAAACGCAGGGTGGAATGAACGATGAAGTCATGCGTTTTATGATGAGCAAAACTATTGAAGAGCATTTGAAAAAAGAAAAAATATACAGGGACAAAGGAATAAAAGTCCTTTCGCTTTTCTTTATTGACCGGGTGAAAAATTATCGCGAATATGATCCTAACGGTGTTCCAGTTAAAGGAAAATTTGCGCAATGGTTTGAGGAAATTTACCAGAAGGAAATATCCAAACCGGTTTACCAGGGATTAATTCCTTATCCGATTACCGATATACATAACGGTTATTTCTCGCAAGATAGTAAAGGCCGAATGAAAGACACCGAAGGTGAATCTCAGGCAGATGACGACACTTATAAACTCATCATGCAGGACAAAGAGAAGTTACTGGATAGCAATGTACCGCTTCGTTTCATATTCAGTCATTCGGCATTGCGGGAAGGCTGGGATAATCCGAATGTATTTCAGATTTGCACCTTGAACGAAACTAAATCGGAATTGAAAAAACGACAGGAAATCGGCAGAGGACTACGCTTATCGGTCAATCAGGACGGAGAAAGAATTTTCGACCGCAATATTAATAAACTTACCGTCGTTGCGAATGAACGCTACGAAGATTTTGCTAAAGCATTGCAAAAAGAAATTCAGGAAGATTGCGGAGTTGATTTTACCGGCCGAACAAAAAATAAATATGATAAGAAAAAAGTCAATTACCGAAAGGGATTTGAAGCCGATCCAAAATTCCTGCAGATTTGGGAGAAAATAAGGTATCAGACAAAATACAGCGTCAATTACGATACAGAGAAACTTATCACGCTTGCGGCAGATGCCGTGAATAAGATGGAAGAAACAAAAAAGCCAGCTATCAGATCAATTAAAAAAGAAATCTTGATTAGTAATGAAGGTGTTGACGGAAAATTAGTGAGCGATAGTTCAAATGGCGAATACGGATTTGCTTTTGAGATTCCCGATATGCTGGCTTACATACAAAGTAAGACCGAACTGACGAGAAGTACTATATTCGAAATACTAAAAAGATCACATAGATTGAACGACTTATTTATAAATCCGCAGATGTTTATGGACAACGCGGTTTCAATAATTCAAAAGGTATTGCATCAGTTGATGATTGATGGAATTAAATATGAGAAAATCGGAAACAAGATTTACGAGATGACCTTGTTTGACGATAGAGACTTTGAAATTTACATTGACAATTTTACCCATGCAGTGAAGGATAGTTCAAAGACAATCTATGAAGACTACATTCCGCTTGATAGTAAGGTAGAAAACCAATTTGCCAAAGACTGTGAGAGCAGTGAGCAGATTGAATTTTATTTTAAACTCCCATACTGGTTTAAGATTAAAACGCCTATCGGAACTTATAATCCAGATTGGGCTATCGTGAAAAAAGGTGAGAAGAAGATTTATTTCGTTGCCGAAACCAAATCAAAAGATGAAGAACTCCGACCCAGTGAAGAACAGAAGATTCAGTGTGGGAAAGAGCACTTTAAGCAGTTTGAGGGAGTTAAATTCAAACAGGTTAGCAGTGTAACTGATCTGAATTGA
- a CDS encoding ATP-dependent DNA helicase encodes MEPIELLDIISKGENSTVQFKERLPHLDDLAKEMVAFSNTDGGIIIVGINDKTGHLNGLSFEEIGTTNRDLVITATQKVFPPINIKTETVTENNQNIVVVYIEEGISKPYKDRNGIVYVKNGSDKRKVISNDELRRMLQSSGNLAADEEPVTNTTNNDIDIEFFKEFVKRKTGKSFDEIGQSLPQILNNMGFARDEKLTLAGLLLFGQKPQIFKPVFSIHCVAFVGNDVAGREYRDNEPPFEGNLSELYEKTMDFIRRNLRKIQVKESFNSLGKLEIPQEVFEELIVNALIHRDYFIKSTIKVFIFDNRIEIISPGKLPNTLTIEKIKLGTSIVRNPILFSNARYLLPYIGIGSGIPRALDFYPEIDFIDDIDKELFIAVIRRK; translated from the coding sequence ATGGAACCAATAGAGCTCTTAGATATCATTTCAAAAGGTGAAAACAGCACCGTTCAATTTAAAGAAAGACTTCCCCATCTTGATGATCTTGCGAAAGAGATGGTTGCCTTTTCAAACACAGATGGAGGCATTATTATTGTAGGTATTAATGATAAGACAGGTCATCTCAATGGATTATCTTTTGAAGAAATTGGAACCACGAACAGGGATCTGGTTATAACTGCGACTCAAAAAGTTTTCCCTCCTATTAATATAAAGACTGAAACAGTGACCGAAAATAATCAGAATATTGTTGTTGTATATATTGAAGAGGGTATAAGTAAACCATATAAGGATCGAAATGGAATTGTGTATGTTAAAAACGGGTCAGATAAAAGAAAAGTAATTTCTAATGATGAATTACGTAGAATGCTTCAAAGCAGTGGAAATCTTGCGGCTGATGAAGAACCTGTTACTAACACTACCAATAACGATATAGACATTGAATTCTTTAAAGAATTTGTTAAAAGAAAGACTGGAAAAAGTTTTGATGAAATAGGTCAATCGCTTCCACAGATTCTAAACAACATGGGTTTTGCAAGAGATGAAAAACTTACTCTTGCCGGTTTATTATTATTTGGTCAAAAACCACAGATATTCAAACCTGTTTTTTCCATTCATTGCGTTGCATTTGTTGGCAATGATGTTGCAGGAAGAGAATACAGAGACAATGAGCCACCATTTGAAGGAAACTTGTCAGAATTATATGAAAAGACAATGGATTTCATTCGTCGAAATCTTCGGAAGATTCAGGTAAAAGAATCATTCAATAGTTTAGGTAAGTTGGAAATTCCGCAAGAAGTGTTTGAAGAATTAATTGTAAATGCTTTGATTCACCGCGATTATTTCATTAAATCAACGATTAAAGTATTTATCTTTGATAATCGTATTGAAATAATCAGCCCCGGTAAACTGCCAAATACTCTAACAATTGAAAAAATTAAATTGGGAACGTCTATTGTGCGAAATCCGATTTTGTTCTCTAATGCGAGATATTTACTCCCTTATATCGGAATTGGAAGTGGTATTCCAAGAGCACTTGATTTTTATCCTGAAATTGATTTTATTGATGACATTGATAAAGAACTATTCATTGCAGTAATTCGAAGAAAATAA